One window from the genome of Candidatus Zixiibacteriota bacterium encodes:
- a CDS encoding amidohydrolase family protein produces the protein MAYDILIRGGRIYDGSGMPSYLGDVAVAGGRIVETGRVSGSARRVIDAAGLAVAPGFIDFHTHLDAQLLWDPIATSSCWHGITTVIPGNCGLTLAPARPEDRENILDSFARVEAMPIGVLRSAIQWEWETFPEYLDRLDGGLGVNVAALVGHCALRHYVMGDAACERAATQEEIDRMKAILRDSVAGGALGFSTNRNPVHMRTDGRPIASRLASGDELLQLAGVLGELNRGAIQISVGTPGISMPANEAVGLFDRLASQGRPVIWQSISHRWDQPDLWRDLLEMGRRSLEAGYPSYPLCNARLFNNRFNLRNAQVFDDLPTWKQVLFTPLEQRKEILRDPEVRRKLRYEAVENHFRSRFSRRWDLVYLIRAATPKNKPLEKKSVAEIARIQGKEVLDAFLDLSLEEDLETLFQTSSNNGDESAVAEILRSPITLVGQSDAGAHLVYDAGWGYATRFLGYWVRERKIMPLEEAVRKLTFMVASIFGLEDRGMIRPGLAADIVVFDPETVGDSEPEMVDDLPGGERRLVQKATGIEVTIVNGQALVERGRYTGALPGAVLRRGSGEAFQAAA, from the coding sequence ATGGCTTACGACATCCTCATCAGGGGCGGAAGGATCTACGACGGTAGCGGCATGCCCTCGTACCTCGGCGACGTGGCCGTCGCCGGCGGCCGGATCGTCGAGACGGGGCGCGTCAGCGGAAGCGCCCGGCGCGTCATCGACGCGGCCGGGCTCGCCGTGGCGCCCGGCTTCATCGATTTTCACACGCATCTCGACGCGCAGCTTCTGTGGGACCCGATCGCCACCTCGTCCTGCTGGCACGGAATCACCACGGTGATCCCGGGCAATTGCGGGCTCACGCTTGCCCCCGCTCGTCCCGAGGACCGCGAGAACATCCTCGACAGCTTCGCGCGGGTGGAAGCGATGCCGATCGGCGTGCTGCGCAGCGCGATTCAATGGGAATGGGAGACTTTCCCGGAATACCTCGACCGCCTGGACGGCGGGCTCGGGGTGAACGTGGCGGCGCTGGTCGGCCACTGCGCGCTCCGCCACTACGTCATGGGGGATGCCGCCTGCGAGCGCGCCGCGACGCAGGAAGAGATCGACAGGATGAAAGCGATCCTGCGCGACAGCGTCGCCGGCGGAGCGCTCGGCTTTTCGACCAACCGCAACCCGGTTCACATGCGCACCGACGGACGCCCGATCGCGAGCCGGTTGGCGAGCGGCGACGAGCTTCTTCAGCTCGCGGGCGTTCTCGGCGAGTTGAACCGGGGCGCGATCCAGATTTCGGTCGGGACTCCCGGCATCTCGATGCCGGCCAACGAGGCGGTGGGCCTTTTCGACCGCCTCGCCTCCCAGGGGAGGCCGGTGATCTGGCAGAGCATCTCGCATCGCTGGGACCAGCCCGATCTCTGGCGCGATCTCCTCGAGATGGGGCGGCGGAGCCTGGAGGCGGGCTATCCCTCTTATCCGCTGTGCAACGCCAGGCTCTTCAACAACCGGTTCAACCTGAGGAACGCGCAGGTTTTCGACGATCTGCCGACATGGAAGCAGGTTCTCTTCACGCCGCTGGAGCAGAGAAAGGAGATTCTCCGCGATCCAGAGGTGCGGCGGAAGCTTCGCTACGAGGCGGTGGAAAATCATTTTCGCTCCCGGTTCTCGCGCCGCTGGGACCTCGTTTACTTGATCAGGGCCGCGACGCCGAAGAACAAGCCGCTGGAAAAAAAGAGCGTCGCCGAGATCGCCCGGATCCAGGGCAAGGAAGTCCTGGACGCCTTTCTCGATCTTTCGCTCGAGGAGGATCTGGAGACGTTGTTCCAGACCTCCAGCAACAACGGCGACGAAAGCGCCGTCGCCGAGATCCTCCGCAGCCCGATCACACTGGTCGGGCAGTCGGACGCCGGGGCGCACCTCGTCTACGACGCCGGATGGGGCTACGCGACGCGGTTTCTCGGCTACTGGGTTCGCGAACGCAAGATCATGCCGCTCGAAGAAGCAGTGAGAAAACTCACTTTCATGGTGGCTTCGATCTTCGGTCTGGAGGATCGCGGCATGATCCGGCCCGGCCTGGCGGCGGACATCGTCGTGTTCGACCCGGAGACGGTCGGCGATTCCGAGCCGGAGATGGTCGACGATCTGCCCGGAGGGGAAAGGCGGCTGGTGCAGAAAGCGACGGGGATCGAGGTGACGATCGTCAACGGACAGGCGCTCGTGGAGCGCGGGCGGTACACCGGAGCGCTGCCTGGCGCCGTGCTCCGGCGCGGCAGCGGTGAAGCGTTCCAGGCCGCGGCGTGA
- a CDS encoding extracellular solute-binding protein — translation MNRVALRVSSFLRKRKRALAGAVAFVACAAGGAMAQDARAKAEAEGKMVFYASFNANDSKTLIDGFKQLYPKIDATFYRATDAQLMERILTEARAGRHLWDVVMATSFYGHNLKKRGLLAPYDSPERKFYREGYKDPQATWTSIYTNYAAFGYNTRQVAKAAVPKSLHDLLRPEWQGNLGIDSRAYEWFGTMLKAMGEEKGLAYMRELARQVQLRNGRTLIAQLVAAGEFKGALSAYSQTFEQLKPAGAPVDWLYLDPVFANIHPMGLAAKAPHPNAGKLFIDFVLSKRGQELIRGMNRIPDRIDTPPEQKRLMEGIKPAFAPVEVFENFERYAKLFHEVFGGR, via the coding sequence ATGAATCGGGTTGCGTTACGGGTCTCGAGCTTCCTGCGGAAGCGCAAACGAGCACTGGCCGGCGCCGTCGCGTTCGTCGCCTGCGCGGCGGGCGGCGCGATGGCGCAGGATGCCAGGGCAAAAGCGGAGGCGGAAGGAAAAATGGTCTTCTACGCCTCCTTCAACGCCAACGACTCGAAGACGCTGATCGACGGCTTCAAGCAGCTCTACCCCAAGATCGACGCGACCTTCTACCGCGCAACGGACGCGCAGCTCATGGAGCGGATCCTGACCGAGGCGCGCGCCGGGCGGCATCTCTGGGACGTGGTGATGGCGACGAGCTTTTACGGCCATAACCTCAAGAAGCGCGGCCTGCTCGCGCCGTACGACTCTCCCGAACGGAAGTTCTACCGCGAAGGCTACAAGGACCCTCAGGCGACCTGGACGTCGATCTACACCAATTACGCCGCCTTCGGCTACAACACGCGGCAGGTGGCGAAGGCCGCCGTGCCGAAGTCGTTGCACGACCTTCTCAGGCCGGAGTGGCAGGGGAACCTGGGGATCGACAGCCGGGCGTACGAATGGTTCGGAACCATGCTCAAGGCGATGGGCGAGGAAAAAGGGCTGGCCTACATGCGCGAGCTGGCCCGGCAGGTCCAGTTGCGCAACGGGCGTACCCTGATCGCGCAGCTCGTCGCCGCGGGCGAGTTCAAGGGAGCGCTCTCGGCCTATTCGCAAACCTTCGAGCAGCTCAAGCCGGCGGGGGCTCCGGTCGACTGGCTTTATCTCGATCCGGTCTTCGCCAACATTCACCCGATGGGCCTGGCAGCCAAGGCCCCTCACCCCAACGCCGGCAAGCTTTTCATCGACTTCGTGTTGTCGAAGCGAGGGCAGGAGCTGATCCGCGGCATGAACCGAATTCCGGACCGGATCGATACCCCGCCGGAACAGAAGCGGCTGATGGAAGGGATCAAGCCGGCTTTTGCGCCCGTGGAAGTGTTCGAGAATTTCGAGCGGTACGCGAAGCTCTTCCATGAAGTCTTCGGCGGCCGGTAA
- a CDS encoding SAM-dependent methyltransferase, whose translation MADYETILAHPDRPQAERALDAVRRPAEVLAFFGVKRGDKVADLWAGRGYYTAILSQAVGPEGVVYSANPAVRPEFAERWKKPGFANVRVVAGPLDRVELPQDASLDFALIHLNYHDLDPAARAAMNKRVFGALRRGGVYGIVDHSAKVGTGNQAAQTLHRIDKALVIEEVTGAGFRFAKEGEMLRRPDDPRDFSVVKIRNRDDRFVLAFEKP comes from the coding sequence ATGGCAGATTATGAAACGATCCTCGCCCATCCCGACCGGCCCCAGGCGGAACGGGCTCTCGATGCCGTGCGCAGGCCGGCGGAGGTGCTGGCGTTCTTCGGGGTCAAGCGGGGAGACAAAGTCGCCGATCTGTGGGCCGGGCGGGGCTACTACACGGCCATCCTGTCGCAGGCCGTCGGCCCCGAAGGCGTTGTCTACAGCGCGAACCCCGCGGTCCGGCCCGAGTTCGCCGAGCGCTGGAAAAAGCCGGGATTCGCCAACGTGCGCGTCGTCGCGGGACCATTGGACAGGGTGGAGCTGCCGCAGGACGCGTCGCTCGACTTCGCGCTCATCCATCTCAACTACCACGACCTCGACCCGGCAGCGCGCGCGGCGATGAACAAGAGGGTTTTCGGCGCGCTCAGGCGCGGCGGCGTCTACGGGATCGTCGATCATTCGGCGAAAGTGGGTACCGGAAATCAGGCGGCCCAGACGCTGCACCGGATCGACAAGGCGCTGGTCATCGAGGAAGTGACCGGGGCCGGATTCAGGTTCGCGAAAGAAGGGGAGATGCTGCGCCGCCCGGACGACCCGCGCGATTTCAGCGTCGTCAAGATACGGAACAGGGATGACCGCTTCGTCCTGGCGTTCGAAAAGCCCTAG
- a CDS encoding MFS transporter, which produces MKSHSRARALPAGSRLGTFSSLRHADFRNLWLGTLFMSGGQWIQQVTLGWLLYDLTGSSVLLGALNGLRAFPFLVAGPIAGVAADRMDRKKLILGTQYVLMATAAGMGVLVASGFLQVWHVFAFTLITGVAWSFVDPVRQSLIPAVVPKHDLMNAVALNSAAFNLTKVMGPSIGGLLIAAFGASGNFFVQSAAYLAVLYSICRISIPPAPGEARHASAVASLREGFEYVWSNAEVFALLAAALVPRIFAIPYQTLMPVFQKDVLKVGPEGLGLLMAAPGVGAMSAGLLLATLANRIRHQGHLLLGSLVLLGLALNLFSWTTSFPLALLALVAVGAFQILYMATTNTMLQMLVPDRLRGRVMSLYTLDRGLMPVGALMAGVGAHVIGAPATVSYMGLVVILLAVLVAWRSPVVRGLRLGARG; this is translated from the coding sequence TTGAAATCGCACAGTCGGGCCCGGGCGCTCCCCGCGGGATCGCGCCTGGGGACGTTTTCCTCGCTGCGCCACGCCGACTTCAGAAACCTCTGGCTCGGTACTCTGTTCATGAGCGGCGGCCAATGGATTCAGCAGGTCACGCTCGGCTGGCTGCTTTACGATCTCACGGGCTCCTCGGTCCTCCTGGGGGCGCTCAACGGCCTGCGCGCCTTTCCGTTTCTGGTTGCAGGGCCGATTGCGGGCGTGGCGGCCGACCGCATGGATCGCAAAAAGCTGATCCTCGGAACACAGTACGTACTGATGGCCACCGCCGCCGGCATGGGCGTCCTCGTTGCGTCCGGGTTCCTGCAGGTCTGGCACGTTTTTGCTTTCACGCTGATCACCGGTGTCGCCTGGTCGTTCGTCGATCCCGTGCGGCAGAGCCTGATCCCCGCGGTGGTGCCGAAGCACGACCTGATGAACGCGGTCGCGCTCAATTCGGCGGCCTTCAATCTCACCAAGGTCATGGGGCCGTCGATCGGCGGCCTGTTGATCGCGGCGTTCGGCGCGTCGGGGAATTTTTTCGTTCAGAGCGCGGCTTATCTGGCCGTGTTGTACTCGATCTGCCGCATTTCGATTCCGCCGGCGCCCGGTGAAGCGAGACACGCCTCCGCGGTGGCGAGCCTGAGAGAAGGGTTCGAATACGTCTGGTCCAACGCCGAAGTCTTCGCTCTGCTCGCGGCTGCGCTGGTGCCGCGCATCTTCGCCATCCCTTATCAGACGCTGATGCCGGTTTTTCAAAAGGACGTGCTGAAAGTCGGACCGGAAGGGCTCGGCCTTCTCATGGCCGCCCCGGGGGTCGGCGCGATGAGCGCCGGGCTACTCCTTGCCACGCTCGCCAACCGCATCCGCCACCAGGGTCATCTCCTGCTCGGCAGCCTCGTGCTGCTCGGCCTGGCGCTCAACTTGTTCTCGTGGACGACCTCGTTCCCGCTCGCCCTGCTCGCGCTCGTCGCCGTCGGCGCGTTTCAGATCCTCTACATGGCGACCACCAACACGATGCTGCAGATGCTCGTGCCCGATCGCCTGCGCGGGAGGGTCATGAGCCTTTACACCCTCGATCGCGGCTTGATGCCGGTCGGAGCCCTGATGGCGGGAGTGGGCGCCCACGTGATCGGGGCTCCTGCCACCGTCAGCTACATGGGGCTGGTCGTGATCCTGCTGGCGGTCCTGGTCGCGTGGCGGTCGCCCGTGGTGCGCGGTTTGCGCCTCGGGGCCCGCGGTTGA
- a CDS encoding ABC transporter ATP-binding protein, translating into MRVVIHNLTKEYDKEGGGTLRALAGVNLEVRDREFFGIVGPTGCGKTTLLHIIAGLQKSTTGSVEFVGERRTQAMVSMVFQDAALMPWRNVEENVPLGPEFRRLPEPVYKRAARFFLEVVRMLDFSAARPHELSGGMKQKVALARALANDPEVILMDEPFASLDAQTRLILREEVLRIWERDKKTVILVTHNIEEAVMLCDRVAVMSAAPGVVKCVFPIDVPRPRTIKSMSDPDFARCVEKIWDLLRYEVERSMRENRPTGLP; encoded by the coding sequence TTGCGCGTCGTCATCCACAACCTCACCAAGGAGTACGATAAGGAAGGCGGCGGCACCCTGCGCGCGCTCGCGGGGGTCAATCTTGAAGTGCGGGATCGCGAGTTTTTCGGAATCGTCGGGCCGACCGGGTGCGGCAAGACCACGCTGCTGCACATCATCGCAGGCTTGCAGAAATCCACCACCGGATCGGTGGAATTCGTCGGCGAGAGGCGCACGCAGGCGATGGTGTCGATGGTCTTCCAGGATGCCGCGTTGATGCCGTGGCGCAACGTGGAGGAAAACGTCCCCCTCGGACCGGAGTTCCGCCGGCTCCCGGAGCCGGTCTACAAGCGGGCGGCGCGGTTTTTCCTGGAAGTCGTGCGCATGCTCGATTTCAGCGCCGCCCGGCCGCACGAGCTTTCCGGGGGGATGAAGCAGAAGGTGGCGCTGGCGCGCGCACTGGCGAACGACCCCGAGGTGATCCTCATGGACGAGCCGTTCGCCAGCCTGGATGCGCAGACGCGCCTCATTCTGCGCGAGGAGGTCCTGCGCATCTGGGAGCGCGACAAGAAGACGGTTATCCTGGTCACGCACAATATCGAGGAGGCCGTGATGCTGTGCGACCGGGTCGCGGTGATGAGCGCCGCCCCGGGCGTGGTCAAGTGCGTGTTTCCGATCGACGTTCCGCGCCCGCGGACGATCAAGAGCATGTCCGATCCGGACTTCGCGCGGTGCGTGGAGAAGATCTGGGATCTCCTGCGCTACGAGGTCGAACGCAGCATGCGTGAAAACCGCCCGACCGGGCTCCCGTAG
- a CDS encoding pyridoxamine 5'-phosphate oxidase family protein, translated as MIKLIDQMRELINPALANGCPCILATASPDGEPDIGYKGSMMVFDDESLAYWERTRRQHLKNLQANPKVVVLFRDPKTRVNWRFHGVATIHESGPVREQVMARTVAEELEKDPERKGAAVVIRVDKVTNLAGQVLQSR; from the coding sequence ATGATCAAGCTGATCGACCAGATGCGAGAGTTGATCAACCCGGCCCTGGCCAACGGCTGCCCTTGTATCCTGGCCACGGCGTCTCCCGACGGAGAGCCGGACATCGGCTACAAGGGAAGCATGATGGTCTTCGACGACGAGTCCCTGGCGTACTGGGAGCGCACCCGGCGGCAACACTTGAAGAACCTCCAGGCCAATCCCAAGGTCGTGGTCCTGTTCCGCGATCCGAAGACGCGCGTGAACTGGCGGTTCCACGGCGTCGCGACGATCCACGAGTCCGGTCCGGTGCGCGAGCAGGTGATGGCGCGTACGGTCGCCGAGGAACTGGAAAAGGACCCGGAGCGCAAGGGGGCAGCGGTCGTCATCAGGGTCGACAAGGTCACCAACCTCGCCGGCCAGGTCCTCCAGAGCCGCTGA
- a CDS encoding ornithine cyclodeaminase family protein, which produces MAWIISEPQTRKLIGMPQAVKLLDAMFRDRAAGKMRALPRRRLKGSVKQLNVMAAWHQDWDLICLRAYAADANTVTLYNGRSGAIRAIIDMGYLSSLRTGAATGVAARYLAPPGSTTLGVIGPGWQATFQVQAVAQTRSIEQVVVWGRTPKRRRDFIRRMSKLVRADWKEVDSVEEVEAAADILVVSTDSTTPVATGAALRDEVLVASIGANATVKHEISLDLIRRMDLVVTDDLATAKGDSGDLVAACQAGVTRWEEIVPLERVVASGCPQPRPKRILFQSNGIADEDLAVGRFVLGQAKRKGLKLRAVAEI; this is translated from the coding sequence ATGGCATGGATCATCAGTGAACCGCAAACTCGAAAGCTCATCGGCATGCCCCAGGCCGTAAAGTTGCTGGACGCGATGTTCCGCGACCGCGCGGCCGGCAAGATGCGCGCTCTGCCCCGCCGCCGCCTCAAGGGAAGCGTGAAGCAGCTCAACGTGATGGCCGCCTGGCATCAGGACTGGGATCTCATCTGCCTGCGCGCCTACGCGGCGGACGCGAACACCGTCACGCTCTACAACGGCCGGTCGGGCGCCATCCGGGCGATCATCGACATGGGATATCTCAGCAGCCTGAGAACCGGCGCGGCGACCGGAGTCGCGGCCCGATACCTCGCGCCGCCCGGCTCGACGACGCTGGGTGTGATCGGCCCGGGCTGGCAGGCGACTTTTCAGGTGCAGGCGGTCGCGCAAACCCGCTCCATCGAGCAGGTGGTCGTCTGGGGGCGGACGCCGAAGCGGCGCAGGGATTTCATCAGGCGGATGAGCAAGCTCGTGCGGGCGGACTGGAAAGAGGTCGACAGCGTCGAGGAAGTCGAAGCGGCGGCCGACATCCTGGTGGTCTCCACGGACTCGACGACGCCCGTTGCGACGGGCGCGGCGCTCAGGGACGAGGTTCTGGTTGCGTCGATCGGCGCCAATGCGACGGTCAAGCATGAGATCTCCCTCGATTTGATCCGGCGCATGGACCTCGTCGTCACCGACGATCTCGCCACGGCAAAAGGCGACAGCGGGGATCTCGTCGCCGCCTGCCAGGCCGGCGTCACGCGCTGGGAGGAGATCGTTCCGCTGGAGCGCGTCGTGGCGTCGGGCTGCCCTCAGCCGCGCCCGAAACGGATCCTCTTCCAATCGAACGGGATAGCGGACGAGGATCTCGCCGTCGGCCGCTTCGTCCTGGGTCAGGCGAAAAGAAAGGGACTCAAGCTCAGGGCCGTGGCCGAAATTTAA